The Tepidibacter aestuarii genome contains a region encoding:
- the rpmF gene encoding 50S ribosomal protein L32, with protein MAVPKRKTSRSKRDSRRAANSKMVATGFVSCPQCHEPKLPHRVCPDCGYYKGKEVVAK; from the coding sequence ATGGCAGTACCAAAGCGTAAAACATCAAGATCAAAGAGAGACTCAAGAAGAGCAGCTAACTCAAAGATGGTAGCAACTGGATTCGTAAGTTGCCCACAGTGTCATGAGCCGAAATTACCACATAGAGTATGCCCTGATTGTGGATACTATAAAGGTAAAGAAGTAGTAGCTAAATAA
- a CDS encoding YceD family protein — translation MTINLSRLIKREIKVLDLNFSEKVDNISCCGKNYRLTSPVEVNGEITNIDKQLYLDCNIKFSVVDSCSRCLKDVEVNIEDDVKAFIVEDEDCVLEDEDTIVCNGDELDFKDIIENTFILNVPERITCDEECRGLCHSCGANLNEEKCNCHNDEEFTDPRFSKLKDFFKND, via the coding sequence ATGACGATAAACTTATCTAGATTAATAAAAAGAGAAATAAAAGTTTTAGACTTGAATTTCTCTGAAAAAGTTGATAATATTAGTTGTTGTGGTAAAAACTATAGATTAACTTCTCCTGTTGAAGTTAATGGTGAAATAACTAATATAGACAAACAGCTTTATCTGGATTGTAATATTAAATTCTCTGTTGTAGACTCTTGTAGCAGATGCTTAAAAGATGTTGAAGTCAACATAGAAGATGATGTTAAAGCTTTTATAGTTGAAGATGAAGATTGTGTTTTAGAAGATGAAGATACTATTGTTTGCAATGGGGACGAATTAGATTTTAAAGATATAATTGAAAATACTTTTATATTAAATGTTCCAGAAAGAATAACATGTGATGAAGAATGTAGAGGTCTTTGTCATTCATGTGGAGCTAATTTAAATGAAGAAAAATGCAATTGTCATAATGACGAAGAATTTACTGATCCCCGTTTTTCTAAATTAAAAGACTTTTTTAAAAATGACTAA